The proteins below are encoded in one region of Streptomyces marianii:
- a CDS encoding PadR family transcriptional regulator, protein MRLPLLALLSRGPAHGYELKQDLEQLLGSAYPQPNVGQIYVTLGRLEKSGLIQGEEVAQSSRPNKKIYRLTDAGTEALRAWFEETADEPRVRDEFFMKLALAPKTGLADQIALINKQRREYLNTMRNLSKLSATEDRDNRIAHLLIEGAMLHLQADLDWLERCQEELEGLE, encoded by the coding sequence GTGCGTCTGCCCCTCCTGGCGCTGCTGTCCCGGGGGCCCGCCCACGGCTACGAGCTCAAGCAGGACCTTGAGCAACTGCTGGGCTCCGCGTACCCTCAGCCGAACGTCGGCCAGATCTACGTGACGCTCGGGCGCCTGGAGAAGTCGGGGCTGATCCAGGGCGAGGAAGTCGCCCAGTCGAGCCGGCCCAACAAGAAGATCTACCGCCTCACCGACGCCGGGACGGAGGCGCTGCGCGCCTGGTTCGAGGAGACGGCGGACGAGCCGCGGGTACGGGACGAGTTCTTCATGAAGCTCGCCCTCGCCCCGAAGACCGGACTCGCCGACCAGATCGCCCTCATCAACAAGCAGCGACGCGAGTACCTCAACACCATGCGCAACCTGTCGAAGCTGTCCGCGACCGAGGACCGGGACAACCGCATCGCCCATCTCCTGATCGAGGGAGCCATGCTGCACCTGCAGGCCGATCTCGACTGGCTGGAGCGCTGCCAGGAGGAGCTGGAGGGGCTGGAATGA